The genomic DNA ATGCCCCTTTGTCCAACGGGCGCTCCGGATCAGGGTTGACTTCCATTTCCTCACCGCGGGACACTGCGATGATACTGCAACCGGTTTCAGCGCGAACGTTGCTTTCCACGAGCGTTTTCCCGGCAAGCGAGGCCCCCACTTCGACCTGGAATATATTCAGCCCCTCAGTCAGGGTCAGCACTTTGCCCGGGCTCAGCAGGTTGATAATCGTATTGGCCGCCATGGTGGCGTAAGACATGACCAGATCGGCTCCGGCCTTGTGCATTACCGAAACGTTTCGGTCCAGCGTTGCCCGACTGATAATATGAATGTCCGGCCTGAGCCTCCGGCAATAAATCGTCAGGTAAATATTCAGGTCGTCGTTGTGAGTGGTGACGAATACCGACGGAGCTTTATCAATGCCCGCCGTTTTCAGCACATCGAGATCTGAGGCGCTCCCAAGAACAGAATTGGTATCGTTCTGAATCAGCGCGGGGTTTTTCTCCACAATCTTGTAGTCGACAGCCCGTTGCCTGAGCACTTGCGCAGCGGCTTGCCCCACCCGCCCGCCGCCGAGGATGAGCACAGGAGCTTCCATGGACGGAGCTTCACCGACATAGGCATCGTAACCCTTGAGCTGCTCCTCGGTCCCGGCCAGAATCATGATCGATCTGGAAGTGATAACGGTCTCCGGGCGGGCAGACACCAACCGACCATGTTCCCATAAGCCGACGAGGTTCATGTTGGTAGCGGAACGCAGACCGCTATTCTTGACGCTTCGCCCCACAAAAGGCGTATCCGCAGCGGGTGCCTCGGCAATCTTCAAATTGTTTATGCTGCCGATGACATTATGTCGGGTGCCTGTCCCCAGGGTTCGCCGAGCGAGGATCTCACCAAGCATGTGCATAAACTGAAAGACGTGGCTCGCCCCGGCCAGCTGAAGAATATCGACCGATTCTTCGGAATCGGCATTGGTTACCACCTGTACGTCCGCCGACACCTCACGGATCGTGTAGACAGCATTGGTATTCTTCATGTCGTCGTTAAGGACCACAACCATGGCCGCCTGATCAGTTCGCAGTCGTATATATGTTTCCGCATTATCGGCATCGCCCACCACAGCATTGTATCCTTGATCGACCAGATCCAATGCGTGGTTCACCTCATTGACCAGAACGCAATACTTGTAGTTGTACTGCTTAACGAGCGAAGCCAAACTGAGGGCCACTAAATCGGAGCCGACAATAATCAAATGCCCGGATGTTTCTTCGGGTAGTTCGCGGGCGGCTCTGGACTTCGTCTGGGCTTCAAGAAATGGCGCGTAAAAGAATTGAATAAAGGTGAATGGCAGCATCACCAGCAAGAAAACAATACCGGACATAAGGACACAGATTGAAAATAATTTTCCTATATCAGATATGAAGGTTATGTCGCCGAACCCAAGCGTCGACATGACCGTCAGCGTCCAATATAAGCCGGTGATCCAGGAGTGGTGCTGTCCTTCCATTTCCATAAGGATATGGAACAACGCACTGTAGACAGTTATGAAGAAGCACAGCAACAGGATGAATCGGATGAGGGAATGCAGATTGCGCTGAGCGCGTCGATCTTGGAAAAAGTATACCAACTGGGAAGGAATAAATTTCACTTACTCTCGCTCTGCTTTGCGATGCGTGACCAGCCTAAACAAGCACACTCGCAGATTCTGCCAGCCAACTGTAGCGTTATCGGGAACAGGGTGGGCCATACCCGACTCCCAATCCCTCAACCCCAGCCATTACCCACCTGATATCATTTGTATATCCTTTTGTATATTCCACAAAAAAAGGCTTAGAAGGAAAACCTTCTAAGCCTTTAAAATTCTTGGTGGAGCTGGAGGGAATCGAACCCACGACCTCTTGAATGCCATTCAAGCGCTCTCCCAACTGAGCTACAGCCCCACGTCGTTGGGAGAGTTTTACTGCCCCTTTTCCGGCCGGTTGTCAATGCGCGGCCGCACTTTTTTTCCCACTTGCCTCGGAAGCGTTGTCCGGCGTTGATTCGCGGCGTCCGGCTTTGGGTTCGCTTGGGGCCTGGCTTTGATCTCTCTCCGGCAGCAGGAGCCCTGCAAGCTCGGCTCCAAGCAATAGCCGCATTCCGGGCCTGCCCATCGGCAAGCAGGGTGCGTCTTTCCCATGAGCGTATCCGGACAAATCAAACCTGCCCCTAAAGAAAGATCAAGCGCCTGCCGATAAGACCTGCGAAAGCTCATATTCCGTTTTCAGCTTTCGACAGGCCCAAGGGGTTGCCATGTCTCTCAGCGACCAGGAAAAAAACTTCATCTACGAATATTCCACGCGCCTGCTCTCGCAGGACATGCTCACGAACGCCCTCTTCGCCAATTCCGGCGTGGGGCGATCCCTGCGCGACATGATGCTGGCCAAGCAGCCTGTGCAGCCGCTGACCAATCCCATGGAAGCCGCGCTCACCGGCACCCTGCGCGCGGATTCGGCCGCCGTGCGCCAGAACGCCCGCAACGTGGGCGAGGCCGCCAACATGATGGGCACGGCCAAGACCGCAGTGGCCCAGATTTCCGACGCGCTCGCGGACATGGAAGACATCATCGACAAGATCAACCAGGGGGAGCTTTCCGCCAGCAGCAGCGTGGTCCAGGCGGACTACGACGCTCTGCGCGACAAGATCACCGGCCTGATCTCCTCCACGGACTACAACGGCATCTACATGCTCGACGGCTCCCAGTGGGGCACGGACCAGATCGATTCCAACGGCAACGTCTGGATTCAGGCTTACAAGGACGGCGGCTTCGACGTCACCTTCCACAACCTCGACGGCATCGACTGGACCCAGCTTTCGGGTGCGGGGCTGAACACCGACATCAACGCCCAGCTCGCCTATGTGCAGAGCTACGCCTCGGACGTGAACGCCATCCTGGACAACTACGCCTCCAAGCAAAGCAGCCTGGAATATCAGCAAACCCAGCTCTCGTCCCAGGCCGACCTGCTGGACCAGGCCGTGGCCAACCGCTCGCCGGAAACCTCCGCCCTGAGCACGGAGCAGCTCCTGCTGAACCTGATTCTCTCGGAAACAGGCCGCATCGTGGACGAAAGCCGCTGACACCGTTCCGCGCGCCCTTCCCTGTCCGACCTCCTGCCTTTTTCTCTGGTTGACATGCCGGCTGTTCTGATCGACCTTTTCCAAAAAAGGGGAATCAGAATGAAGGAATACATGTTCCAATCACCGGCCCGTATCCACTTCGGCCGCGGCGCGGTTTCCAAATCCGGAACCGAGGCCGCCCGCTTCGGCAAAAGCGCCCTGGTGGTCACGGGCAAGGGTTCGTCCGCGCGCACGGGCAGCCTGGACGCGGTTCTGGCCTCGCTGAAGGCTGCGGGCGTGGCCGCCACCGTTTACGCCCAGGTGGAGAGCGACCCCAGCGTAAACACCGTTGAAGCGGGCGCAAAGCTGGCGCGCGAAAATGGCTGCGACGTGATCGTGGCCCTGGGCGGCGGCAGCCCCCTGGACGCGGCCAAGGGCATCGCCATGCTCCTGACCAACGGCGGCAAGGTCACGGACTACGAGTTCAAGTCGCCGGAAAAGGACGGCACGCCCATCATCGCCGTGCCCACCACCGCCGGCACCGGCTCGGAGATCACCCGCTTCACCGTGCTCACGGACACGGACCGCAAGGTCAAGATGCTCATCCAGGGCGCGGGCCTGATCCCCAAGGTGGCCCTGCTCGACCCGGAACTGACCCTGTCCATGCCCGCCCACGTCACCGCGGGCACGGGCATGGACGCCCTGACCCACGCCATCGAGGCATACATTTCCAAGATCGCCACGCCCATGACCGACGTGCACGCCCTGGAGGCCATCCGGCTCATCGGCGAAAACCTGATCAAGGCCGTGCACGGCCCGGAGAACATGCAGGCGCGCGAGGGCATGCTGCGCGGGCAGATGCACGCCGGGCTCGCCTTCGGCAACGCCTCCGTGGCCCTGGTGCACGCCATGTCCCGGCCCCTGGGCGCGCTCTTCGGCATTCCCCACGGACAGGCCAACGCCATGCTCCTGCCCGTGGTCATGGACTACAACCACAGCGCCGCTCCTGAGCGTTTCCGCGACATCGCCAGGGCGCTGGGCGAAAACGTGGACGATCTCAGCCTGCGCGACGCGGCCCGCACCGCGGTGCTGTCCGTGGAGGAACTCCTTGAGGAAACCGGGCTGGAAAACCGCCTTTCCGCATTCGGGGTCAAGGAATCCGACATCGACCGCCTGGCCTCGGACGCGGCCGTCAACGGCAGCTGCAACTTCAACCCGCGCAAGCCGGACAAGGAAGAAATCGCCGCGCTGTATGCGGCGGTGCTGTAGCCGCTGCGGCCAAACAACGACGAACGCCCCTGCCGGAACAATCCGGCGGGGGCTTTTTTCGCGCCGGAGCGGGCCTGCCCCCGGCGGGACGCCAACCCGGCGATTGCCAGCGGGCCGCGCTTTGCGTATGAACAGGACGTACAAACCTCAAAGAGGCCCATGTCCATACTCAAGCGCATCCTCATCAAACTTCTCTGGGTGGCCGTGGTCTTTTTCGGCATCACGGTCATCAGCTTCTGGGTCATTCATCTGGCTCCGGGCTCGCCCACGGACCTGGAAACGCAGCTCAACCCGACCGTGACCCCGGAGGCTCAGCAGCGCCTGGCCGCGCTCTACGGCCTGGACAAGCCCATCCACGAGCAATACGCGGCCTGGGTCGGCAGGCTCGTGACCTTCGACTTCGGCCAGTCCCTGTCCGGCGACCACCAGCCGGTCTGGCAGAAAATCAAGGAGCGCCTGCCCCTGACCTTCGGCATGAACGTGGCCTCCCTGGTGCTGACCCTGTTCATTTCCGTGCCCATCGGCGTGCTCTCCGCCTGGCGGCGGGGCGGCGCCTTCGACAAGAGCATGACCGTGCTCGTGTTCATCGGCTTCGCCATGCCCGGCTTCTGGCTCGCGCTGCTGCTGATGCAGGCTTTCGGCATCTGGTGGAACATCCTGCCCATTTCCGGCCTGACCAGCCTGGACTTCCCGCGCATGGGCTTTTTCGGGCAGATGTGGGATCTGGCCAGGCATCTGGCCCTGCCCATCTTCATCTACACCTTCGGTTCCCTGGCGGGCATGTCCCGGTTCATGCGCACGAGCATGCTGGAGGTGCTGCGCCAGGACTACATCATGACCGCCCGCGCCAAGGGCCTGCCCACGCGCACGGTCATCTTCAAGCACGCCATGCGCAACGCGCTCATGCCCGTGATCACCATTCTCGGCCTTTCCGTGCCGGGGCTCATCGGCGGCAGCGTGATCATCGAATCCATCTTCGCCCTGCCCGGCCTGGGCCAGCTCTTCTACCAGGCGGTCATGGCCCGCGACTATCCGCTGATCATGGGCTCGCTTGTGCTCGGCGCGGTGCTGACCCTGGCGGGCAACCTGCTGGCGGACGTGGGCTACGGACTGGCCGACCCGCGCGTGCGGCTGGCCGGGAGGGACGCATGAGCCGCGAGCTGAAACGGCGCGGTTTCCTCTCGCGCCAGACCCTGCTCCTGATGGGAGTGCTCATCGTGGGTTCGGTTTCCCTGGCCGCGCTGCTCGCGCCCTGGATCGCGCCCTACCCGCCGAACGCCATCGACGTGAACGCCATTCTTCTGCCGCCCGGCCCGCAGCACCTCTTCGGCACGGACGCCCTGGGCCGCGACATTTTCTCGCGCATGCTCTGGGGCGGCCGCGTCTCGCTCTGGGTCGGGTTCGTGGCCGTGGGCCTGTCAACGGCCATCGGCCTCGTGCTCGGCCTCATGGCGGGCTACTTCGGCAAGCTCGCGGACGAGATCATCATGCGCATCGTGGACGTGATGCTCTGCTTCCCCAGCTTCTTCCTGATCCTGGCCGTGATCGCCTTCCTGCAGCCGAGCCTTTTGAACATCATGATCGTCATCGGCCTGACCTCCTGGATGGGCGTGGCCCGCCTGGTGCGGGCCGAAACCCTGACCCTGCGCGAGCGGGACTTCGTGCTCGCGGCGCGCGTGGCCGGGGCCGGGCCGGGCCGGATCATCTTCAAGCATATCCTGCCCAATGCGCTGGCCCCGGTGCTCGTCTCCGCCACCCTCGGCGTGGCCGGGGCCATCCTCGTGGAGTCCTCGCTCTCCTTCCTGGGCCTGGGCGTGCAGCCGCCGGACCCGTCCTGGGGCAACATGCTCACGGAAGGCAAGGAAGTGCTCGGCGTGGCCTCCTGGCTCTCCATCTTCCCCGGCCTCGCCATTCTCGTCACCGTGCTCGGCTACAACCTGCTCGGCGAGGGCCTGCGCGACCTGCTCGACCCAAGATTGAAACAGTAGCGGCTCGCACCGCCCGCGCGCCGCAGCGCCCGCGCCGGAGGACTTCGGCTCGGCTGCGGCTCGGCTGCGGCTCGGCTGCGGGCTCTCATTCGAAAATTCTTCCCCTCGCCGCCCCCGTTTCCAAAAAATTCCTCGGTTTCCCGAACATCCTTCCCCCGAATATCCTTCCCCGATACCTTCCTCCCCGACACGCCCGACACGACAACACATTGTCGAGACTTGATTTTTCGTCAAAACTTCGCGCCCGAAATTTTAGCTTTACCTTCAAACTATCCAGCGATAGGAAATCTTGAAAATCAAGCTAACGGAGTGTCCATGCCCCAAGAACACGTTTTTCTCGTGGCCCTGCAATCCTCCCTGCTTCTCGGCCTCGTGCACGGCGTCAACCCCTGCGGCCATTCCTGGCTGGCCTTGGCCCCGTTCGTTTCCGGCGAACGCCGCGCCTCCCGCGTCCTGGCCCTGACCGGGGCTTTTCTGGGCGGCACGGCCCTGGCCTGCCTGCTGCTGGGCCTTACCCTCGGCGCGGTTTCCACGCTCTTCCCGCCCTCGTTCAGCTACTGGCTGGACATCGTCGCCGCCGCAGCCATCATTCTGCTCGGACTGGTTCTGGCCGTGCGGCCCCACCTGCTGCACAGCCACGAACACGGCCACGAACACGGCCACGAACACGGGCATGACCACGGCCACGGCCACGGGCAAGCCCATAACCACGAACACGAGCAGGACCGCTGCCGCGTGCACGACTCCTGCGACTGCGCCGGTTCCCCCGGTCCTTCCAAGCTGCGCAAGGCCGCAGTGCCCGGCCTGTTCGCCTTCGGCTTCGTGAACATGATCGTGCCCTGCCCCACGGTGGCGATCATGTATTCCTACGCGCTCAATTCCGGAAGCGTCTGGCGCAGCGTGGCGGTTTTCGCGGCCTATGCCCTGACCACGGCCCTGGCCGTGGGTGCGGTGATCTGGGCGCTTTTCCGGGCCGCGAGCTGGGCGCGGCGGCTGGACGACCATCGCTTCGAGGAATGGATCATGCGCGGCATCGGCCTGATGACCGTGGCCTTCGGACTCTATACGTTGTATCAGGGCATTTGAGGCGACAAAGACAAGAGGCGGAAATGACGCGGAAGGAATCGGACAATCTGGCCCAGCTCATCGTAGAGTTCTACGAGAAGCTCTCGTCCTGGGAACACGGAGTGGTGCGCGGCACCGGCCTGACCCCCACGCAGATGCACGTCATCGAGATTCTCGGCGCGCACCAGGCCCTGCGCATGAAGGAACTGGCCGAACGCATGGGCGTGACCACGGGAACGCTGACCGTGGTCGCGGACAAGCTGGAGCAGCGCGGCCTGCTGCGCCGCAGGCCCAACGACCAGGACCGCCGCTCCATCCTCGTGGAGCTGACCGGAGCCGGGCAGGAGCGCTTTCAGGAACACGACAAGCTGCACGCGGACCTGACCCGCGAGATCATCGCGGACCTCAGCCCGGAGGAGGCCGCCTGCCTCGCGGCCTGCCTGGGCAAGATCAACCGGGTTTTCTAGAGGGAACGTCGCCGCCGCAGAGGCGCGGCAGGAAAAGGCCCTGAATCAGGAACCGCAGCTCCCGCAGCCGCAGGGGCCTTGATTCGACGGCGCGAAGAGTTCCAGCCCCTCTGGCCTCTCGCACTGCTCCGTGCGGGCCAGCAGCCCCTCCACGAACATC from Paucidesulfovibrio longus DSM 6739 includes the following:
- a CDS encoding potassium channel family protein, with the protein product MKFIPSQLVYFFQDRRAQRNLHSLIRFILLLCFFITVYSALFHILMEMEGQHHSWITGLYWTLTVMSTLGFGDITFISDIGKLFSICVLMSGIVFLLVMLPFTFIQFFYAPFLEAQTKSRAARELPEETSGHLIIVGSDLVALSLASLVKQYNYKYCVLVNEVNHALDLVDQGYNAVVGDADNAETYIRLRTDQAAMVVVLNDDMKNTNAVYTIREVSADVQVVTNADSEESVDILQLAGASHVFQFMHMLGEILARRTLGTGTRHNVIGSINNLKIAEAPAADTPFVGRSVKNSGLRSATNMNLVGLWEHGRLVSARPETVITSRSIMILAGTEEQLKGYDAYVGEAPSMEAPVLILGGGRVGQAAAQVLRQRAVDYKIVEKNPALIQNDTNSVLGSASDLDVLKTAGIDKAPSVFVTTHNDDLNIYLTIYCRRLRPDIHIISRATLDRNVSVMHKAGADLVMSYATMAANTIINLLSPGKVLTLTEGLNIFQVEVGASLAGKTLVESNVRAETGCSIIAVSRGEEMEVNPDPERPLDKGASLLVIGAAENEQRFLDKHGV
- a CDS encoding flagellin, whose translation is MSLSDQEKNFIYEYSTRLLSQDMLTNALFANSGVGRSLRDMMLAKQPVQPLTNPMEAALTGTLRADSAAVRQNARNVGEAANMMGTAKTAVAQISDALADMEDIIDKINQGELSASSSVVQADYDALRDKITGLISSTDYNGIYMLDGSQWGTDQIDSNGNVWIQAYKDGGFDVTFHNLDGIDWTQLSGAGLNTDINAQLAYVQSYASDVNAILDNYASKQSSLEYQQTQLSSQADLLDQAVANRSPETSALSTEQLLLNLILSETGRIVDESR
- a CDS encoding iron-containing alcohol dehydrogenase codes for the protein MKEYMFQSPARIHFGRGAVSKSGTEAARFGKSALVVTGKGSSARTGSLDAVLASLKAAGVAATVYAQVESDPSVNTVEAGAKLARENGCDVIVALGGGSPLDAAKGIAMLLTNGGKVTDYEFKSPEKDGTPIIAVPTTAGTGSEITRFTVLTDTDRKVKMLIQGAGLIPKVALLDPELTLSMPAHVTAGTGMDALTHAIEAYISKIATPMTDVHALEAIRLIGENLIKAVHGPENMQAREGMLRGQMHAGLAFGNASVALVHAMSRPLGALFGIPHGQANAMLLPVVMDYNHSAAPERFRDIARALGENVDDLSLRDAARTAVLSVEELLEETGLENRLSAFGVKESDIDRLASDAAVNGSCNFNPRKPDKEEIAALYAAVL
- a CDS encoding ABC transporter permease — its product is MSILKRILIKLLWVAVVFFGITVISFWVIHLAPGSPTDLETQLNPTVTPEAQQRLAALYGLDKPIHEQYAAWVGRLVTFDFGQSLSGDHQPVWQKIKERLPLTFGMNVASLVLTLFISVPIGVLSAWRRGGAFDKSMTVLVFIGFAMPGFWLALLLMQAFGIWWNILPISGLTSLDFPRMGFFGQMWDLARHLALPIFIYTFGSLAGMSRFMRTSMLEVLRQDYIMTARAKGLPTRTVIFKHAMRNALMPVITILGLSVPGLIGGSVIIESIFALPGLGQLFYQAVMARDYPLIMGSLVLGAVLTLAGNLLADVGYGLADPRVRLAGRDA
- a CDS encoding ABC transporter permease encodes the protein MSRELKRRGFLSRQTLLLMGVLIVGSVSLAALLAPWIAPYPPNAIDVNAILLPPGPQHLFGTDALGRDIFSRMLWGGRVSLWVGFVAVGLSTAIGLVLGLMAGYFGKLADEIIMRIVDVMLCFPSFFLILAVIAFLQPSLLNIMIVIGLTSWMGVARLVRAETLTLRERDFVLAARVAGAGPGRIIFKHILPNALAPVLVSATLGVAGAILVESSLSFLGLGVQPPDPSWGNMLTEGKEVLGVASWLSIFPGLAILVTVLGYNLLGEGLRDLLDPRLKQ
- a CDS encoding urease accessory protein UreH domain-containing protein, whose amino-acid sequence is MPQEHVFLVALQSSLLLGLVHGVNPCGHSWLALAPFVSGERRASRVLALTGAFLGGTALACLLLGLTLGAVSTLFPPSFSYWLDIVAAAAIILLGLVLAVRPHLLHSHEHGHEHGHEHGHDHGHGHGQAHNHEHEQDRCRVHDSCDCAGSPGPSKLRKAAVPGLFAFGFVNMIVPCPTVAIMYSYALNSGSVWRSVAVFAAYALTTALAVGAVIWALFRAASWARRLDDHRFEEWIMRGIGLMTVAFGLYTLYQGI
- a CDS encoding MarR family winged helix-turn-helix transcriptional regulator; amino-acid sequence: MTRKESDNLAQLIVEFYEKLSSWEHGVVRGTGLTPTQMHVIEILGAHQALRMKELAERMGVTTGTLTVVADKLEQRGLLRRRPNDQDRRSILVELTGAGQERFQEHDKLHADLTREIIADLSPEEAACLAACLGKINRVF